The DNA region ctcagacgagtttctcttgagaatattatgggttgatgaaTCAGTCATCCTAACatataatatctgatagatggaattaagactccGGGAACTTTTTAGAACACGATAAAtaagtttttatccttagtacactcctttcggatggttcttaacccgactccatgctcgtgactcgcaacaaaccctttgattcttggttgatctgatccagtcttgtcaatatcaatggaacttgggtgttgataaggtgaaaacccataatccaccaaaatggatgattgatcttgacaatgacttgatccatcctttaacctttgtttgtttaccttgtgtgtgatcccttgtttgtgattgttgcattcatgtattcatgcgcatcataacactaatcaaaaataaatttcaagaaattgaggttttatttgcaaatatattcagaccatggattatggacgaaggaacactaagaagtacaacttcagatgtcccgacttgaaagagctaaggaagttgtcatccttagtattagatcccttggacttcaagcaacgccatgggaagcctctatctgtgttatctactgatgtggtagaaggactcttgagtgttttggttcagttttatgatcctctctaccgtggcttcacttttcttgattatcagcttatgcctacgttagagaagtatgctcatctcttgggaatacctatttctaataaagtgccttttagtggattgaaggagattcctagatctcatatcatagttgaagctcttcatttgaagaagtctgagatcgaggcttattgggtgaagaaaggaggaatatttgggttgacttctgagttcctcataGGGAAAGCTACTGTATTTTCTTAAGCCGGTAGTATGGACacttttgaagccatctttgtgttgctcatctatggtttagctttgttccctaacattgacgattttgttgatgttaatgccattagaatcttcttgattgggaatcctgtacctactatgttgggtgacatgtacttctctttgcatttgaggaattctaaaggtggtgggactattgtgtgtttTGTTCCTCTTCTGTATTAGTGGTTTATTTCgtacttgcctcagacgcctactttcttggagaataaacaatgtctacggtggtcccagagactcatgtctctcactaatgatgatattgtttaGTTTGACTCCATGttgagtagtgtggatattattgacagttgtggtgaattctctaatgttccccttattggtacacaaggaggaatcaactacaaccctgctttggctcgtcgtcaacttgggttccccttgagagacaaacctaataacactcaattagaaggtcttttctatcaagagggtaaagatccctaacatttgaagcagaagatgatatATGATTGGCATAAggtgcataagaaaggaagatccgagcttggtcctTGCAACTGTGTAGCCTTGAAcgcttacactatttgggtgaagaaaagagctttgaAATTGAAGATTCcatatgcttgtgaaagacctatgtctacggttgtggctgagccatcgactctccctaaccaaaatatagaggagttggaatacgcattcactaagatgaagcaagagaaggacatgtgggaaaagcagttccatgctttgagctgaaagcatgaggagttgcagcttgagtcaaaggataaagacgcgcttattgaacttcttggAGACCGAACAGTGAAGAcacagagagagccagagggcctatattcctctagtatgcctcagccttctaGTGCTTGaaagaagattattgatcaacttgtccttgagaaggctcagatgaagatATATTTTGAGTCTGAGATCTgacgcatccaaaggaagtacaCACCCACAActagatcatctgacactgttgccaagggatccttaggatgattagtttccttttctcttgtatttgtactttggtttctgaaattgtactcaatgtaatcctttcagttttatgaataaaagagatttttatggtcaatcaaattgttattattataataaaatagtatgttccttgaaattaaataaacaaaaacattgcatttcatgcatcatttgcataacaggttttctttttccagatgtcttatcggttattcttctgtgcttcagccaagatgactcaccgatacaatacttgcgccaatcaaccgagaattatggaacatttggaacaagagaacagagagatgaaggatgagattgcacggttgacttccatgatggagtccGTTCTTGCTGCACAtaatcagtcttcaccaactcctgcaactcctccccagaggactgtcattcCTGAGGTTTCTACCTCAACCGTTCCCATTGCTACTAGCCAATCCGGTCCGTCTATGCTTGCTGGATTCCGGTGGGGAATGCTACCAAATTTCATCcctgaagggtttgcacctaccttagcttctatgctggcatctagcctggtcatgtctgtaCCTATGCTAGTTATTCACACTTtacctcgtgttgaggacaccatctaccattctgagccatctgagggcccagatgtttatgagaagatgaatgaaataaaggatgagttccttgagctgcgaaaggagttgaaaatGTTGAGAGGAAAAGACCAGTTTGGTAAGAGGGTTGCTAAGCTCTGCCTAGTGCCAAATGTGAAGgtcctgatgaagttcaaagtccctgactttgtAAAGTATAAGTGTcgcggggtattcgttaccattagagatattgactaaatccaaggtaaaccatacaagtcgagtcgccaccacacttctatttatccaaaggaatggttagaaagcgaacaaaaacctaaaagttttatcgaatcaaaaactagtaaaaatgtcagagatctgggtaagggggttggttatgcaatgggaaggttttaagcacccaaaacatcctaagtactcctagggagccattttcataagtgttgttctagtctaaagggtgtaggtatatctaaagtactatttactaaaaggaaggttaaaagaaaatgactcacaaggatatcgcatccactgcctacgtatctcatatgagtatgagaattaaagtcttcgtagctcggctacctatgggttaaagagaagtgtgctcggtaagacgtcgcgtcttatgcctacgtatctcatttggaatgagaatcagagaaaaacgtagttcggctaactaggggttaaggaatgccatctgaacatggacttacaaaagaggacaccagttgtttcaaaggagggtgggcagtgtgttcaacgtcctagcagtaggtgtcgcagctcgctgaattgagtcttaggcagttaactctttgcaatagaacggactgacatgccacaagatcggagacgcacggaaggtctaaaagtggggaagctctgctctagagttgtcatgcaatatggacctatgtgttaggatttacaaaggggaacatttacctaatgttagtatgcaaagaataagggaattctacctatgttatcatacaaagggttctacctaatgggtgctacctaaacggaacaagagtcgacggatggagcgcggagaggagttacggataagggtagatggcaatgccggaggcaatcgacttacaggtagatggagatgcctgaggcaatcgacttacaagaggatagatgaatgcgtgctggttctgttaagttttaAAAATGATTACTCAATGTTGGgtcgagcttttgatcttattttgaaatggttatcggatgttcgttttaattcttgtattaacaggtgactaaagaaataaagaaataaatattatacactttatgggagaggggtacatttgttatgaatggggattgttcatggcaaacaaacaataagaatatatgcctcatacatcatacaagcaggcaatagttatcaatcagatcagataaataaacaatatataatcaaaccaaagaatcaaataatggagcatttaaacaatgcatgggagtatgaacatgttaaataatcaagcaatagaaagcatgaatgagagaaacaagtataaaagataacagatgaatcaaacagataaaaatatgcacacgaagggtccactgaataatttaatcaggaaatgaggtaaggaccaaataaaaccatgctaaaaggcctctaatacatggcatatgagatgaacaagggaggatcaaaagatctcttcaattgccataagcaatccctaagtcaaacatcgatcataaagaagtcaactgaaaattcaagtcaacttaaaaaataataaataaatagcaaattaatcaagaaaatcatgaaaaattaaactaaataaggtgaGGTCAGGACATCATCACCCCCCGAAacgattttaaaaataatgaaaattggaacataaattaattaaaataaaacagaggtcaaaccaaaagtcaattaattagactaggttagaaataaatcaagaataaatagtaaattaatcaagaaaatcatgaaaaattaaactaaataaggttgggtcaggacatcatcatcccccaaaaatattttaaaataacaaaaattggtacataaattaattaaaataaaacagaggtcaaaccaaaagtcaattaatgagactaggttagaaacaaatcaagaataaatagtaaatcAATCAAGAcaattatgaaaaattaaactaaataaggtggggtcaggatatcatcaacccccaaaaagattttaaaaataatgaaaattggtatgtgaattaattaaaatacaagagaagtcaaattaaaagtcaaccaaccaaactaggtcaaaaataaatccaaaataaattgaaaatgtgaaataaaattccaagaaaaggttAGATTGACCATGAGACAATagtcaaccttcatcccaaaaatcaaacACTAACAATAATTTTatgttataaaaataaaatcaataaaaaaaagtgtgttaaaatggaccatttagaataaataactaaaataaaacattaatattaaaagaaacgaaaataaaaattatataaaattaaataaaatgttaagaaaagcgaaaaatatttttgggtaattttatggacgaagaaaatattttaaataagaaaaagaaatatgaaaatggaaggattaatggtgatgaacatggtaagcaagcgtagatatatcaaaacatggccatggaagagatgattacctaatggaaaatagaagtggaatggaatctgatatgtgatgaagctttgcctccttgccacgaaattccaatgctcctttagggttagggtttcagcttcttaaatagggtggattaggtattctcatgggctttttaataagtgatttatccataagaataaaagtgtgaagtgaggtgtaaaatgttgttattttgggtcAAACTTAAGTGAATGTATGTCCaaatgcatggccaaaagaggtaaaaaacgtgactggtttgtgcagcatgcttagaaaatctggTTGGGCCAAGAGaaagatcatcctcctccttggaccattgttcttcaagcttcttctcagtggtggctactccttctttagtaatgacagggtgcacccaacctgttagcacagctttccaagccttgttatctagggatttcagaaacgctaccattcgaggtttccagtagtcatagttagaaccatccaaaagtggtggcctatgaacagatcctccatctctctccattgtaccaaaaagtattgcccctagatctcacccagaaccagagcaggatgcctgctctgataccaattgaaattctggtatcagatataagatgtcgaaggtaatgttacgacactgatatctgctaacacacaatggataaaataaacagaatggtaaagtaaataacacaagcaattgttaacccagttcggtgcaactcacctacgtctgggggttaccaagccaggaaggaaattcactaaaatagaattagttcaaagactctccgtacacttcaacaagttacagtctttctcacctaatctctacccgtgcaatttctacctaagcactcttagatatgagaacccactcacttcccttacaatcacacacccaTGATTTTAAAaaacaatcccttgtgaaaagaaaatacttttcaattacacactcttgattttacttcacagtttcaatacagaagacacactcttgatcttgcttcacagctttgatcaagtagacacacagtcttgcttaacaactttagagtgacaaattacaaccataaatcagtccaattcaatcatcaatggatgacttgaatgacctacaagtcttacgactatacacacacaaaccctaggtctctctctatatttcgctcagtcttggttgtgtattcaaatAGGTTTTCTAAttccctttttatagaagcattttgctaggcttggacatcttgaaaaccctaaatctattttccaatcaaatctttttatcACAGCTGTAGAGATCTCCTTcgaaaataagtaaatctggttgtaatccatgattgaatgcgccagctagccatatcttcaatcatccaatgattgccattaattgtgcaatcacaaaacactagacattcatactgaatgttctgtgtacaggatgtcatgacatcgggtctgacatcctggaaaaatcctgcataatccaatttctttttatagcaggtacagccatatcagataccatgacattgtgtatgtcatctgaaacaagcctgcatgaacatgtcttccacttaagctccagcaggtacaaccaatatcagacgccttgtcattgtatgtggcattctgaaacaatcctgcttgcacatgttctttaactccagcaggtacataggatatcttatgttaagacatcactcatgacatcttgtgaacactctttgttttaccaaaattgcttccaacacttagaatcaacaaactccccctttggcaaattttggctaaaacatatatctgtcctttttgttcacaaggtaaattatcagcagttaaacaacttaatagtagtttaatcagcagcagaagcaaaacaattactagctatggctactagtaatacacacatgcacaagggtacttctcctccccctaaaactgtgcaacaacaacagaattactagttatggatgcaactagtaagacacacaaatgcacaatgcacaagggtacttcttctccctctaaatctgtgcattcatcaaaaACAACTACTTGTAATCCAGCACCTGTTCCAGCCAGAATGTCATCttgacatctgcttcaacatcaacacctgtgcacctTATCAGATATCCtgtttgacatctgtaaacagaacaacatactgttgtagcacctgtgcacttatttcaataatagctgtcctccagtccagccacatacaacttccacatttctccccctttttagtcaaaattgaccaaagatgaccaatgagacaaaataaatgtttattagcctagcagagaaagttagatcagatgttataacattatgcatgttaaaacagaatattcaggaagtacacaccatcattatacacagctaAAAGCTGTGATAATGAACAAATTcaaggaactctttaagagccctaTATATTACATAACATGCATCAaaaggactgccacaaaatacaaaaacagTAAAGACATAAGCCTTCCAAGCAGCACCAGCTTCCACAGTCTTCATTCTTTAACAAACCAGAGGAGGAACCATCAATCAGAGAAAGAAGTATCATCTTCACCTTCTTCTTGATCTTCAGAGCCATCAGAGCTTTCAGAGTTGTTACAGGACTATGCTTTTGCATCTGAGTCCTTACCAACTTTGTCTATCTCCTCGTTTTCCAGGCTATAAATAAGAGCTTCCAGAGCTTCTTTTCTTGCTTTGGCCATATTTATACCATTCTCCAATTCCCTGCAGGTTTCTCTTAGTTGGTCAATTAGGTTCCCTTGAGATGCAGgttcccttctggcagatgtcatgacaacatcattgacatgactaccCTCAAAAAGCTTATAGTGAATTGATAGAGGGGTCTTCCTCCTTCTTGGAATATCACTAGCACTTAGgattcctggttgttgactcaggatGATGCCACAGATGATGGAAGGGAATGCAATGGGCAACTTTACAGCATtggtggaggcatgtctgatggtttgatcaaacacaaactttccaaaatcatagtttatcttagttccaatggcatgaatgatcctcccaagagcaatggagatggtagatatctgattagtaggtacccaatttgctgaatcgatcttgtgtaagatggcatacTTGATAGTTAGTTTGCCagctgataggtgtttcctactaggccattccttaaccTGGCCAGCTGTGATCATCCTACAGATCTCATTATCTGTTGTCTCTAGATCTACCCCTCCATtagttcctctccctaggaacctgttgatgatggttggtgaaagtTCTACACACTTACCCCTAACAACCACTTTGAAGAGCTCATAACTCTCCTCAGGAATGTttacaatgaattctttgactagCCCCTTATAGCATtgaggcagagcagtcacagttttcataagaccatCTGCCTTGATTAGCTCCATTACTTCCTTCACTTCAACAGTTTCtttccccaattctctttcaactgcaACCCTTCTTTGAGTGACAAACCTCCATTTGTCTAGGTGCTCAGCAGCAATTCTGTTTGAAGACTTCTTTACATCCTTTCTATTTTCAAaggagatgtctgggacatcgtcttcgacattCTCATCAGATTTAGAACTCTCACTCTCTTTcttcttcctgacctctactttactccaagctttggagggacctataccagcaacccttttctctttccTATCTGTTCTTATCTCAGCaatactcttcctttttctcagtctATTTGCTAtacttgttttcacaagattgaccaacgtgtcatcttcttcctcagaccttTCTTCATCAATGTCCTGAGCAGTATTAGGGGACATGCTAGGTAAGTTTTTTCtaagagaacatagtccctcagcagctacttccttctctgttttagatgagtcatcatctttctcagcttgggtttccaTTTCTGGAGAGGGGTTCCTTCTGGACAGAGGAGTAAAAATGTCCTTGACTCCATGCTCTTCATTCAGTATCTCAGTAACTAGGTTTCTCATGAtgcgatcagtagagtgcatgtccCTTTTATCAGGAGATTTTTCAGGAGTGCTACCTTTCTTAGCTTCGACCATGGAAGGGGAGCCTGGAacgtcacctggtatcatacgcagaggagtCACGTCTATCAAATCTTCATCTAAGAATTCCATGGAGGAGGTTCTTGTATGAAAGGGTTTTGAGCTGGATgttgatggatgttgagacatgtaGTTGAACTTCTGAGAAgagtttctttgccctagcagaggttctctgagtagAATAATGAAGATAGAAAAAATTATATTCAGGCAGGGCATGCTAATGAAATAGATGAtatttccaatactaggagatgattcattattaatgttgctttttcttttcattgggcagacactatttttcttgccttttccactccacattaattgccatattttctcaagaagccaagcccctaattttcccttttcatcttTCAGTTGGTCATCATACAAATCCTTTGCAGTCCTGTTGGTTAGTTGCATTTCATGTTGTAGAACTATGAGTTTGTTTTCCACATATTTTCTATATGAGTGATGAAAGCAATtaatgtacttggtccagctgtgctgaatatgatctttggacataggtgtaccatacaggttgtcataatacaatgtcatagcatcgagtgtgacattgtagATAATTATCAGTAATTTCATCCATCCtggttgagcattgttgttttcaactgacatagttccttgtgtctcagttccagcaaagctctcactaccttcagacttcataccaccagtcatatgttcaggtgtttgggccatcatgaccttctCTTCTTTGAGGTTAGGTCTTAGGTTTTGGTGtaacatccttgtctgacatttttCCTTTCCCTTGTAGGTTCTTCTCGCAACTGCACTCATCTTAGAGGGGTCATCTATTTGAGgactccacatgtagcagttgtttt from Lathyrus oleraceus cultivar Zhongwan6 chromosome 1, CAAS_Psat_ZW6_1.0, whole genome shotgun sequence includes:
- the LOC127105637 gene encoding uncharacterized protein LOC127105637, giving the protein MSPNTAQDIDEERSEEEDDTLVNLVKTSIANRLRKRKSIAEIRTDRKEKRVADISFENRKDVKKSSNRIAAEHLDKWRFVTQRRVAVERELGKETVEVKEVMELIKADGLMKTVTALPQCYKGLVKEFIVNIPEESYELFKVVVRGKCVELSPTIINRFLGRGTNGGVDLETTDNEICRMITAGQVKEWPSRKHLSAGKLTIKHASTNAVKLPIAFPSIICGIILSQQPGILSASDIPRRRKTPLSIHYKLFEGSHVNDVVMTSARREPASQGNLIDQLRETCRELENGINMAKARKEALEALIYSLENEEIDKVGKDSDAKA